In one window of Arachis ipaensis cultivar K30076 chromosome B06, Araip1.1, whole genome shotgun sequence DNA:
- the LOC107647776 gene encoding patatin-like protein 2 produces MERSKSSTEQIHDHHQPPSYGNLITILSIDGGGIRGIISATILNLIESQLQELDGEDARLADYFDMISGTSTGGLVTAMLTAPDKHNRPLFAAKDIKPFYLEHCPKIFPQYRGLRGTLMAKVIRQLGGPKYDGKYLQRVIRNKLGDIRLHQTITNVVIPTFDIKCLQPTIFSSYQIKNSPAFDAKLSDICISTSAAPTYLPAHHFTNKDSNGNLHEFNLIDGGVCANNPTLLAMNQITKQIIDENTDFLAIKPTDYGRFLIISIGTGAAKNDGKFNAKKAAKWGLLDWLTYSGTSPLINIFSQSSGDMVDFHLAALTQALHFKENYLRIQDDTLTGTDSSVDISSNENLERLCQIGENLLKKPVSRVNLKNGRFEPLDKGETNC; encoded by the exons ATGGAGAGATCAAAATCATCTACTGAACaaattcatgatcatcatcagcCCCCAAGTTATGGGAACTTAATTACCATTCTCAGCATTGATGGAGGTGGTATTAGGGGAATTATTTCTGCTACTATTCTTAATTTGATTGAATCACAGCTTCAG GAGTTAGATGGTGAAGATGCAAGACTTGCAGATTATTTTGATATGATATCAGGAACAAGCACTGGAGGTCTTGTAACTGCTATGTTAACTGCTCCAGATAAACATAACCGTCCACTTTTTGCTGCTAAAGATATCAAACCATTTTACTTGGAGCACTGCCCAAAAATTTTTCCACAATATAG GGGCCTGCGTGGAACACTGATGGCAAAGGTAATTAGACAATTGGGAGGACCAAAATATGATGGAAAATACTTGCAGAGAGTGATTAGAAATAAACTTGGAGACATTCGTTTGCACCAGACAATCACCAATGTTGTCATTCCCACCTTTGACATCAAATGTTTACAACCAACTATTTTCTCATCTTACCAG ATTAAGAATTCTCCTGCCTTTGATGCTAAACTATCAGATATATGCATTAGCACATCTGCTGCACCTACTTATCTCCCTGCCCATCACTTCACCAACAAGGATTCAAATGGAAATCTACATGAATTTAACCTCATTGATGGTGGTGTTTGTGCCAATAATCCg ACTTTACTTGCCATGAATCAAATAACAAAGCAAATCATTGATGAAAATACAGATTTCTTGGCCATCAAACCTACAGACTATGGTCGCTTCCTAATTATTTCAATAGGCACAGGAGCAGCCAAAAATGATGGAAAATTCAATGCAAAAAAGGCAGCTAAATGGGGACTATTGGATTGGCTAACCTATAGTGGTACCAGtcctttaattaatattttttctcaATCAAGTGGCGATATGGTTGATTTTCACTTAGCTGCTCTCACTCAAGCACTTCATTTCAAAGAAAATTACCTTCGAATTCAG GATGACACATTGACAGGAACTGATTCTTCAGTTGACATATCTTCTAATGAGAACTTGGAGAGGCTTTGCCAAATTGGTGAAAATTTGTTGAAGAAACCAGTCTCTAGGGTTAATTTGAAGAATGGTCGATTTGAGCCACTAGACAAAGGAGAAACCAACTGTTAA